GAACAAGACAGAGTCAAGCTAGAGTTCTATGGTATTGCTAGATTCCCTAACGTACTCGGGTGTATTGATTGTACACATGTCAAAATTCAGTCACCAGGTAAATTCCTCATTTTGATCAAACTTTCTTTCACTAGAAAGTTCATTTCTCTAAAAAGTCtataaagttattatttatatctttAGGTGGAGATGATGCAGAATTATTCAGGAATAGAAAAGGCTATATGTCCATAAACGTACAAACAATTGCATCAGCAAAGTTGTTGGTGCAGGATGTTGTTGCACGCTGGCCAGGCTCAACACATGACTCAGCGATTTACCAGAACAGTAACATTTATAGAAAATTTGAAAGAGGAGAGTATGGAGATGCCTATTTACTTGGAGATAGTGGCTATCCCTTAAAGGTAAAATAagaaataactaaaataaattcattcagTAGACCTGGAGATATTAACTTACTTACATTATACAGCTCAAAAAAttacagacaggcagacaacaattaaaaaaaagtgttatggGCTCCAAGAAAGGAAAACttcttgattttaattttttttagtacaACCAATATAACCAATGTTTACCAACTTTACAGTTTTAACAAGTATAGATAGCGtaggtaaaattaataaaaagattatgcatagtaaagaatatttaattaatggaAAAGTATATTATTCAATTAGGTATTTTCAGGACCATTTGCAGGCATTCCAAATATATTACCAACGTTGTAGGTATGACCTGGAatagaaaagaaatattttacatcAAGCTTAcatttatcatgatcaacccatcgccggctcactacagagcacgggtctcctttcagagtgagaagggttttggccaaatgccatataaaaatcccgtgggaactctttgattttccgggataaaaaatagcctatgtccttcctcgggatgcaagctatttcggtaccaaattttgtcaaaatcggttgatcggatgggccgtgaaaggctagcagacagacagacagacaccactttcgcatttttaatattagtatggaagtatggataatacctaacaaatatttttattttcagcctCATCTCTTGACACCATATCTAAATCCTACAACAAGTGGAGATCGAAAATATAATGAGGCCCATATTAAAACCAGAAATGTGGTGGAAAGGCAATATGGTGTGTTAAAACGACGGTTTCCTGTACTTGCAGTTGGAATTCGTTTAGCTTTAAGCAATGCTATTAATGTTATAATAGCTTGCTGTATCTTGCATAATATATGCATATTAAAAAATGAGCAACAGCCTGTGAATAATGATGATGTTCCAGATCTGGCGGCGCTAATTACTAGGGGGCAAATAAACATGCCACTTTCTGACAGGGCATCATCAACATATGGATCACGCAGAAATCAAATGACTCAATATTTTGCAAACttatgaatgaatatttatgtaaaatgcatatttttgttatttcaccattaaataaaatacatacgtTTTAGTTGGTCGCATATTTCCGTTTTGATTTCTAATTCCCTTCTAGCTGTCTCCAACTGCAGCTGGTACAAATCTCTTTTAAATTGTAATTCTTCttctaaaatttttatttttaaatcttccGCAATAGCCTTTCTagaatttaattctttgaagcCTCCACATAATGTATAAAGAGCTTCAGCTTTGTCATTATTTTCTTTTAGGACTGGTCGTCGCCTTTTCCATACAGGTGTGGATTTCAACACTTGAGACAATGATGGTGTTGTAGCAATCTCATCAACATCATGATTCCCAACACTGCCTTCctttatttctatattttccATATTGCTTGTACTGCACTAAAATTGTAACAAAACAGCATAAGTATATATTCATATTGTGGGTCGACTCCCATACAAAACAGACCCAGATACTGTGACAATTGTAGCCCCTAGGCTCTAGAGGTACCGTATCTTTATTATGATATATAGAGGTAAGAAACTTTATACTAATTTGACATTAAGTGAAAGACTTCTGTATTGAAAATTGTCCCATTTTTGTCCATCACATCCCTCCATCAAATGACTGATAGTAAAGAAATTATCAAAACTtgcttgtatctaaatatataaaaggaaaaggtgactgactgactgactgactgactgatctatcaacgcacagctcaaactactggacggatcgggctgaaatttggcatgcagatagcttttatgacgcaggcatccgctaagaaagggtttttgaaaattcgacccctaagggggagaaataggggtttgaaatttatatagtccacgcggacgaagtcgcgagcataagctagtatatcattcaatactagctgatgcccgcgactttgtatgcgactaggtgtttaaaaattctgtgggaattctttgaattTCCATAATGCATAAAATCAGATCAAACTGTTACTCTGTTTTGGTGCGagtgtaggacaaaccaacaaacaagcacttataatattatgggtagtgataacaaGGTTTGCCCTGATTACTACTTCAGCGGTTTCAACTatttgttgatagatcagacagtttCTCctttaaatatacataatagttaCTAGAGAATCTTCAAACACTTACATTTTCATCCTGATATATTAAAACTTCCATCATTTCATCACCAAGTATTGGTAATGAACTGGATTCAGATTGGATTGGATTAGATGAACTTTGTTGGTCGGCATCTGAGTCTTGGACACCAGCTATGCCTGTACATCCTCGGCCCATCAAGTCACTCACTTGCTCCAGTATTGGGTCAGCGTTAAAAGATGATGGGCCGCCTCCTGTGCCAGTGTAACTGCTTCTGCTACGTGATTTGTAGAGCTTTGCATCAGTCTTCATTTTCTCCCAGACTCTCATAAGGGATTCTTTACTTCTGAAATGTTAGTGATAGGCTATTATTAAAGGCAATTCAGTATAACTATCAATACTATCTACTATAATATTaagaagtaaagtttgtaattttgtttttaggatgtaatctctggaactactgaaccgattttgaaaattctttcatcagtagaaagctacattattcctaagtgacataggctatatattaattacaaaaaatgAGAGATCCCaactaaaattgtaataagataTTCGTGTGAAGCCGGAGCGGTTCGCTAGTAGTAGATAAAGAGGTTAATGTATTGAGAAGATAGATAGATACTTCtcaatcaagtaagtaaaataaaaactttattacaCACATTACATACGAAATTGCTAATGTCTTGTAAGCAAGGTTTATGTTTATCAATAACCGTGAATGGAAAGCTGGAAGCAATCtctatttagagataagcatttccaatgtaacttaatttattactactatgtaactacaatttcggtacataaaaataataataaaataaataaataaaataacttacctAGCCGTGCTCCCTGTGGAATTAAATTGTGTACACAAATTAACCCACGCTTCATTCTTCGCTTGATTTGTTGTGCCATCCGTCTTTTTATTTAAGATAATATCTTTAAAAACATCCAAAAGCTTTACTAATCTATCTTTTTCATCAAATGTGAAATTTTGGGATCGCTTTCTTTTATcggccataataataataaaataaaaactttgaaaACTGATAGGTATTTAGAGCAGGAATTTATGAGTTAGAAATGAAATAACTTAAATGTGTTCGTAACTCAGTGAGTATAGCAGTGAGAATATATTTACAACTTAAAAGGTAAGGTTTATATATCCAAATTGCACAAGAACGTTAGGAGTAGGGCGTGGGACTCCAGGTACATTTGGTCCACAAAAATAACTCAAAACTAAACCGTTACTGATTAACAATAAATTGGAAAGCTTAAGTACTACCTAGTACGTACTTACTATAAAATGTTATAATGGAAATCCTAACTAACTTAAGTAAACAATTTGCAATAACTTGCGCAAAGCACCAGACATCATAAACGGGCAGTTTCGTCCTCTAACGGGATAGTCCCTAACGGTAGATACGGTACAGGTACCTAGCTAActaaaaaggtaaagtttgcGTTTTATTTATTGgggaattattatttattaattatgtatttcACAAAATGAAATCACGAAATCACCTAAACCAAGTCAAACCACAGATTAAACAGAGTGTCAAATACAGTGACTTGTCAAACATAGACTTAAAGTAAGgtgtttttattatatattcaCATAAAATGATAATATGTTTCGGTcaaaatacaaaagaaatatttcttcgttaaaataaaacataaatacgtattttttgtataaaaataaatcatttccgATAAAACCGGTAACTACAACTTTGTATCAAGCACTATCGTCGTAAAAAATCTGTCACATATGGAGGAGTCCCATAGTTAGGGGCCTGTTGCGTTCGTGAAAACAAATTTTAGTTAAGGGTTGGTTTAGGGGACCTTTTAGCTTAGCGGTCATTTAACTATGTGTTTGTTTAGGGGATGTTCGTGAAATTGGgcataagcctccgctgtctggaAAAAAAATACCACATCGATAATAAAAACGAAAGTTGAAACACGGGTTGCTGCTATAATGGTCACATGTTGTGTATTCCAgaatatagataaattattcGAGTTTTTATGGCTAATGCTACGTGTAATTCCATtgttaggtatagtacgcgacaggttgaaatggcagtcggggagggaacaccccgcacaaccgcacaaccactgcgctagcccggtgcgggcgagcacgagtgacgtgcgggtgtgcgtggcgtccccccgcctcatatcccattgccatctcgacctgtcgcggactatacgtgcCTACTTTTTAAATTGCGGACTTAGACCTAACGACGGAAATCGAACCCACGAACCCCTTCTTTTTTCGCCAgaatttacattaatttattttagtacactggaaataatattttaacttttaattacaCACAAGTTCTAACACGAAACCTTTCAAATCAAGCGTCTCAGTACAAACGAGTGGGGTCCACCGTTATTGTTATCGAGACGGGGTCAAATTACAACATCTGCCAATACAGTCCGCCACGCATACACTTAGCCATAAATCATACTCACTAACATAACCTTTATGACTATTGTAATAAGGGTTAGGTAAGTGCGGCCAGCTGTACGTGACTCAGCTGTGGGATATGGGCTGTTTCATTGCGGAGTAAAGCAATTTATGCAATGAGCCaagtttactataatattttctgaTTAAAGTTTTTACATGGTGTGTGCTAAGTCACgactgtttattttattttacaacctATTGCTAGTGGATGATTCGTCTATGTACGTTAAACTGTAAAAATTAAGTTTCTTTCAGATAAAGAAAAATTAGAATTAGAAACACTGACATACAAATTTTTTGACAAAGTAGGTAGTACATTCTTTATAAAACTAATAGATTAGATATGTatgtgatgcccgcgacttcgtccgcgtggatttaggtttttaaaatcccgtgggaactcttccatTTTcagagataaaagtagcctaggtatgtccttccccgtggTGCAAGCTAttactgtacaaaatttcatcaaaatcggttgaacagatgggccgtcaaaagctagcagaacagacagacagacacacacagacacactttacgATGATTACGCTTTGAAGTCGTACGGTTCAgtaaacttacctactttaaaaaaaattacaagttttctTAGTAGATAAATGtg
This portion of the Maniola hyperantus chromosome 22, iAphHyp1.2, whole genome shotgun sequence genome encodes:
- the LOC117992704 gene encoding putative nuclease HARBI1, whose protein sequence is MDTDLFDFIDNLDTVDTIFDINRSRRPKIYRKRPNYFNYFDEIDFFRRFRLSKSTTLYLLEKIEHLLEFPDNRNNSIPPINQLLIALRYYATGNHLLAVADMGGTSLATSSRIVKRVSRAIVSLRREFIVFPDTNGEQDRVKLEFYGIARFPNVLGCIDCTHVKIQSPGGDDAELFRNRKGYMSINVQTIASAKLLVQDVVARWPGSTHDSAIYQNSNIYRKFERGEYGDAYLLGDSGYPLKPHLLTPYLNPTTSGDRKYNEAHIKTRNVVERQYGVLKRRFPVLAVGIRLALSNAINVIIACCILHNICILKNEQQPVNNDDVPDLAALITRGQINMPLSDRASSTYGSRRNQMTQYFANL
- the LOC138403936 gene encoding myb/SANT-like DNA-binding domain-containing protein 4, which codes for MADKRKRSQNFTFDEKDRLVKLLDVFKDIILNKKTDGTTNQAKNEAWVNLCTQFNSTGSTARSKESLMRVWEKMKTDAKLYKSRSRSSYTGTGGGPSSFNADPILEQVSDLMGRGCTGIAGVQDSDADQQSSSNPIQSESSSLPILGDEMMEVLIYQDENCSTSNMENIEIKEGSVGNHDVDEIATTPSLSQVLKSTPVWKRRRPVLKENNDKAEALYTLCGGFKELNSRKAIAEDLKIKILEEELQFKRDLYQLQLETARRELEIKTEICDQLKRHTYNVGNIFGMPANGPENT